The proteins below come from a single Phocoena sinus isolate mPhoSin1 chromosome 2, mPhoSin1.pri, whole genome shotgun sequence genomic window:
- the SNURF gene encoding SNRPN upstream reading frame protein, whose amino-acid sequence MERARDRLHLRRTTEQHVPEVEVQVKRRRTASLSNQECHLYPRRSQQQQQVPVVDFQAELRQAFLAETPRGG is encoded by the exons ATGGAGCGGGCCAG GGACCGTTTACACCTGAGACGGACCACAGAACAGCACGTACCAGAGGTAGAAGTCCAAGTCAAACGGAGAAGAACAGCCTCACTGAGCAACCAGGA GTGTCACCTGTATCCAAGGCGatctcagcagcagcagcaagtaCCTGTGGTGGATTTCCAGGCGGAACTGAGACAGGCATTCTTAGCTGAGACACCAAGAGGTGGTTAA